A region of Drosophila mauritiana strain mau12 chromosome 3L, ASM438214v1, whole genome shotgun sequence DNA encodes the following proteins:
- the LOC117139788 gene encoding peroxidasin, translating into MRVPLLPLQLLGLLILLAGGVQSVYCPAGCTCLERTVRCIRAKLSAVPKLPQDTQTLDLRFNHIEELPANAFSGLAQLTTLFLNDNELAYLQDGALNGLTALRFVYLNNNRLSRLPATIFQRMPRLEAIFLENNDIWQLPAGLFDNLPRLNRLIMYNNKLTQLPVDGFNRLNNLRRLRLDGNAIDCNCGVYSLWRRWHLDVQRQLVSISLTCAAPQLLQNQGFSSLGEHHFKCAKPQFLVAPQDAQVAAGEQLELSCEVTGLPRPQITWMHNTQEVGLEEQAQAEILPSGSLLIRSADTSDIGIYQCIARNEMGELRSQPVRLVVNGGNHPLDSPIDARSNQVWADAGTPTHGATPVPSPSPPRFTHQPHDQIVALHGSGHVLLDCAASGWPQPDIQWFVNGRQLLQSTPSLQLQANGSLILLQPTQLSAGTYRCEARNSLGSVQATARIELKELPEILTAPQSQTIKLGKAFVLECDADGNPLPTIDWQLNGVPLPGNTPDLQLENENTELVVGAARQEHAGVYRCTAHNENGQTSVEATIKVERSQSPPQLAIEPSNLVAITGTTIELPCQADQPEDGLQISWRHDGRLIDPNVQLTEKYQISGAGSLFVKNVTIPDGGRYECQVKNQFGRASASALVTIRNNVDLAPGDRYVRIAFAEAAREIDLAINNTLDTLFSNRSDKAPPNYGELLRVFRFPTGEARQLARAAEIYERTLVNIRKHVQEGDNLTMKSEEYEFRDLLSREHLHLVAELSGCMEHREMPNCTDMCFHSRYRSIDGTCNNLQHPTWGASLTAFRRLAPPIYENGFSMPVGWTKGMLYSGHAKPSARLVSTSLVATKEITPDARITHMVMQWGQFLDHDLDHAIPSVSSESWDGIDCKKSCEMAPPCYPIEVPPNDPRVRNRRCIDVVRSSAICGSGMTSLFFDSVQHREQINQLTSYIDASQVYGYSTAFAQELRNLTSQDGLLRVGVHFPRQKDMLPFAAPQDGMDCRRNLDENTMSCFVSGDIRVNEQVGLLAMHTIWMREHNRIASKLKQINSHWDGDTLYQEARKIVGAQMQHITFKQWLPLIIGESGMEMMGEYQGYNPQLNPSIANEFATAALRFGHTIINPILHRLNETFQPIPQGHLLLHKAFFAPWRLAYEGGVDPLMRGFLAVPAKLKTPDQNLNTELTEKLFQTAHAVALDLAAINIQRGRDHGMPGYNVYRKLCNLTVAQDFDDLAGEISSAEIRQKMKELYGHPDNVDVWLGGILEDQVEGGKVGPLFQCLLVEQFRRLRDGDRLYYENPGVFSPEQLTQIKQANFGRVLCDVGDNFDQVTENVFILAKHQGGYKKCEDIVGINLYLWQECGRCNSPPAIFDSYIPQTYTKRSNRQKRDLGKENDEVATAESFDSPLESLYDVNEERVSGLEELIGSFQKDLKKLHKKLRKVEESCNSADSEPVAQVVQLAAAPPQVVSKPKRSHCVDDKGTTRLNNEVWSPDVCTKCNCFHGQVNCLRERCGEVSCPPGVDPLTPPEACCPHCPMVK; encoded by the exons AGATTTGCGTTTCAATCACATCGAGGAGCTGCCGGCCAACGCGTTCAGTGGTCTCGCCCAGCTGACTACGCTTTTCCTGAACGACAACGAGCTGGCTTACCTGCAGGATGGGGCTCTCAATGGACTGACGGCGCTGAGGTTCGTCTATCTGAACAATAATCGGCTAAGCCGCTTACCGGCGACCATCTTCCAGCGGATGCCGCGCCTGGAGGCGAT TTTCCTGGAAAACAATGACATTTGGCAGCTGCCCGCCGGGCTCTTTGACAACTTGCCGCGTCTGAACCGCCT GATCATGTACAACAACAAGCTGACCCAACTGCCAGTGGACGGATTTAATCGGCTGAACAACCTGAGGCGCCTGCGACTGGACGGCAACGCCATCGACTGCAATTGTGGCGTCTACTCGCTCTGGCGTCGCTGGCACCTGGATGTCCAGCGCCAGTTGGTGTCCATCTCGCTCACCTGTGCCGCTCCCCAGCTACTTCAAAACCAGGGCTTTTCCAGCCTGGGCGAGCATCACTTCAAATGCG CCAAGCCGCAGTTCCTGGTGGCACCCCAAGACGCCCAAGTCGCTGCCGGGGAGCAGCTGGAGCTGAGCTGCGAGGTCACCGGCCTGCCCCGCCCCCAGATCACGTGGATGCACAACACGCAGGAGGTGGGCCTGGAGGAGCAGGCGCAGGCTGAGATCCTGCCCAGCGGCAGTCTGCTCATCCGCAGTGCGGACACCAGCGACATTGGCATCTACCAGTGCATCGCTCGCAACGAGATGGGCGAGCTGCGTTCCCAGCccgttcgcctggtagttaaTGGCGGTAACCACCCACTCGATTCGCCCATCGACGCCCGCAGCAATCAGGTGTGGGCGGATGCTGGAACACCCACACACGGAGCAACGCCAgtgccatcgccatcgccaccgCGCTTCACCCACCAGCCGCACGACCAAATTGTGGCCCTTCACGGCTCTGGACACGTGCTGCTCGATTGCGCCGCCTCCGGCTGGCCACAGCCGGACATACAATGGTTCGTCAATGGCCGCCAACTCCTGCAGTCGACCCCCAGCCTCCAACTGCAGGCCAATGGCAGCCTCATCCTGCTGCAGCCCACCCAGCTCTCTGCCGGCACGTATCGCTGCGAGGCTCGCAATTCTTTGGGCAGCGTCCAGGCCACCGCCCGCATCGAGCTGAAGG AACTGCCCGAAATTTTAACTGCACCGCAAAGCCAAACAATCAAACTGGGCAAGGCCTTTGTGCTGGAGTGTGATGCCGATGGCAACCCGCTGCCCACCATCGACTGGCAGTTAAATGGAGTCCCCCTGCCCGGAAATACGCCCGACTTGCAGCTGGAGAACGAGAACACCGAGCTGGTGGTGGGCGCTGCCCGGCAGGAGCATGCCG GTGTCTATCGCTGCACGGCGCACAACGAAAACGGGCAGACGAGCGTGGAGGCCACCATCAAGGTGGAACGGTCGCAGTCGCCGCCGCAACTCGCCATCGAGCCGAGCAATTTGGTGGCCATTACGGGCACCACCATCGAGCTGCCCTGCCAGGCCGACCAGCCGGAGGACGGACTGCAG ATTTCGTGGCGCCACGATGGCCGACTCATTGATCCGAATGTGCAGCTGACGGAGAAATATCAAATAAGCGGCGCCGGCAGTCTGTTCGTCAAGAATGTGACCATCCCGGATGGCGGACGGTACGAGTGTCAGGTGAAGAACCAGTTTGGCCGGGCTTCCGCCTCCGCACTGGTAACCATCAG AAACAACGTGGATTTGGCTCCAGGCGATCGGTATGTGCGCATCGCGTTTGCCGAGGCAGCCAGGGAGATTGACCTGGCCATCAACAACACCCTGGACACGCTCTTCTCCAACCGATCCGACAAGGCGCCGCCCAACTATGGCGAACTACTGCGGGTCTTCCGCTTTCCCACTGGCGAAGCTAGGCAGTTGGCCCGTGCGGCGGAGATCTACGAGAGGACACTGGTCAATATCCGGAAACACGTCCAGGAGGGCGACAACCTGACCATGAAGAGCGAGGAGTACGAGTTCCGGGATCTGCTGTCGCGAGAGCACTTGCATCTGGTGGCGGAGCTATCGGGCTGCATGGAGCACCGTGAGATGCCCAACTGCACGGACATGTGCTTCCACTCGAGGTACAGGAGTATCGATGGCACGTGCAACAACCTGCAGCATCCCACTTGGGGAGCTTCGCTCACCGCCTTCCGGAGATTGGCGCCACCGATTTACGAGAACGGATTCAGCATGCCCGTGGGCTGGACCAAGGGCATGTTGTACTCGGGTCATGCCAAGCCCAGTGCAAGATTGGTATCCACCTCGCTTGTGGCCACCAAGGAGATCACACCGGATGCCAGGATAACGCACATGGTGATGCAGTGGGGTCAGTTCCTGGACCACGATCTGGATCATGCCATTCCTTCCGTGAGTTCGGAGAGCTGGGATGGCATCGATTGCAAAAAGAGCTGCGAGATGGCTCCACCGTGCTATCCCATTGAAGTGCCTCCGAATGATCCTCGTGTCCGCAACCGCCGATGCATCGATGTGGTGCGATCCAGCGCCATTTGTGGATCGGGCATGACCTCCCTCTTCTTCGACAGCGTGCAGCATCGCGAGCAAATCAACCAACTGACCTCCTACATAGATGCATCGCAGGTGTATGGGTACAGTACTGCATTTGCCCAGGAGCTGCGCAATCTGACATCCCAGGATGGATTACTCCGAGTGGGTGTCCACTTCCCGCGGCAGAAGGACATGCTGCCCTTTGCTGCTCCCCAGGATGGGATGGATTGCCGCAGGAATCTCGATGAGAACACCATGAGCTGCTTTGTTTCGGGCGACATCCGTGTGAACGAACAGGTCGGTCTTCTGGCCATGCACACCATTTGGATGAGGGAGCACAACAGGATAGCCAGCAAGCTGAAGCAGATCAATTCTCATTGGGATGGGGACACCTTGTACCAGGAGGCTCGCAAGATAGTGGGTGCCCAGATGCAGCACATCACCTTCAAGCAGTGGCTGCCACTGATTATTGGCGAAAGTGGCATGGAGATGATGGGCGAGTACCAGGGCTACAACCCTCAACTGAATCCCAGCATAGCCAACGAGTTTGCCACGGCAGCCCTGCGATTCGGACACACCATCATAAACCCCATTCTCCACCGCTTGAACGAGACCTTCCAGCCGATACCCCAGGGACACCTCCTGCTCCACAAGGCCTTCTTTGCTCCCTGGCGTCTGGCCTACGAGGGTGGAGTGGATCCCCTTATGAGAGGCTTCCTGGCCGTGCCCGCCAAGCTGAAGACCCCCGATCAGAACCTCAACACTGAGCTCACAGAGAAACTGTTCCAGACTGCCCATGCTGTAGCATTGGATCTGGCTGCCATCAACATCCAGAGGGGCAGGGATCACGGAATGCCCGGCTATAATGTCTACAGGAAGCTATGCAATCTCACGGTGGCCCAGGACTTTGATGATCTAGCCGGCGAGATCAGTAGTGCCGAGATACGCCAGAAGATGAAGGAACTCTATGGACATCCGGATAACGTGGATGTTTGGTTGGGTGGCATCCTAGAGGATCAGGTGGAGGGCGGCAAGGTGGGTCCTCTCTTCCAGTGCTTGCTGGTTGAACAGTTCCGTAGACTTCGTGATGGCGATCGCTTGTACTACGAGAATCCCGGTGTCTTCTCACCCGAGCAACTGACCCAAATCAAGCAGGCCAACTTTGGTCGAGTGCTCTGCGATGTGGGTGATAACTTCGACCAGGTCACCGAGAACGTGTTTATTTTGGCCAAGCACCAGGGCGGCTACAAGAAGTGCGAGGATATAGTAGGCATTAATCTGTATCTGTGGCAGGAGTGCGGCAGGTGCAACAGTCCACCCGCCATCTTCGATTCCTACATACCGCAAACCTACACCAAGCGGAGCAACAGGCAGAAGCGAGATCTCGGCAAGGAAAACGATGAGGTGGCCACCGCCGAGAGCTTTGACAGTCCACTGGAATCCCTCTACGATGTGAACGAAGAAAGGGTCAGTGGTCTGGAGGAACTGATTGGCAGCTTCCAGAAGGATCTGAAAAAGCTGCACAAGAAGCTGCGCAAGGTGGAGGAATCCTGCAACTCCGCCGACTCCGAGCCGGTGGCTCAGGTGGTGCAGTTGGCGGCGGCACCGCCCCAGGTGGTTTCCAAGCCCAAGCGGAGCCACTGCGTCGACGACAAGGGCACTACCCGGCTGAACAACGAGGTCTGGTCTCCGGACGTCTGCACCAAGTGCAACTGCTTCCACGGCCAGGTCAACTGCCTGAGGGAGCGGTGCGGCGAGGTTAGCTGTCCGCCGGGCGTGGATCCACTGACGCCTCCGGAGGCTTGCTGCCCACACTGCCCGATGGTCAAGTGA
- the LOC117139789 gene encoding acyl-coenzyme A thioesterase 13 produces the protein MGTRKKGLEFAKHITEIITKSTGFESHLQKVKIVDGGDGACTAELKVDQDHVNLYKFMHGGYIMTLVDMITTYALMSKPCHPGVSVDLSVNFLNGAKLGDDVVIEANLSKVGKYLAFIDCTLKHKKDDSVIAKGTHLKYIKFD, from the exons ATGGGAACTCGCAAAAAGGGACTCGAATTCGCTAAACACATCACCGAGATTATCACCAAGTCAACGGGCTTTGAAAGTCACCTACAGAAG GTCAAGATCGTGGACGGTGGCGATGGAGCCTGCACTGCTGAGCTGAAGGTGGACCAGGATCATGTGAACTTGTACAAGTTTATGCACGGCGGTTATATCATGACCCTGGTGGACATGATAACCACCTACGCCCTAATGTCCAAGCCATGTCATCCCGGAGTTTCGGTAGATCTTAGTGTAAACTTTCTGAACGGCGCCAAACTGGGCGACGATGTGGTGATTGAGGCCAATCTGTCCAAGGTGGGCAAGTACCTCGCCTTCATCGATTGCACCCTGAAGCACAAGAAGGACGACTCGGTGATAGCCAAGGGCACACATTTGAAGTATATCAAATTTGACTAG
- the LOC117139183 gene encoding acyl-coenzyme A thioesterase 13 encodes MAAKKLGMDFVKQMSEYASGSNGFDRVLRMIKITGGGDGRAIGEFTVANEHLNRQGTLHGGLTATIVDNCTTYALMSKGSHPGVTANLNVSYIAAAKPGEIIEIDCNTVRAGKKMAYLDCILRRKSDGKIIAKGGQVKYIQFDKEKLDF; translated from the exons ATGGCCGCCAAGAAACTGGGAATG GACTTTGTGAAGCAGATGTCCGAGTACGCCAGCGGGTCCAATGGATTCGACCGCGTCCTCAGAATG ATTAAAATCACAGGCGGTGGAGATGGTCGCGCAATAGGCGAGTTCACTGTGGCCAATGAGCACTTGAATCGCCAAGGAACTTTGCATGGTGGTCTCACGGCAACAATTGTTGATAATTGTACCACCTATGCCCTTATGTCGAAAG GATCCCATCCCGGAGTTACGGCCAACTTGAATGTGAGCTACATTGCAGCAGCGAAACCTGGCGAAATTATAGAAATTGATTGTAATACCGTGCGGGCCGGCAAGAAAATGGCCTATTTGGACTGCATTCTGAGGCGTAAGTCCGACGGAAAGATCATCGCCAAGGGCGGACAGGTCAAGTACATTCAATTCGACAAGGAAAAGCTggacttttaa
- the LOC117139181 gene encoding uncharacterized protein LOC117139181, whose translation MTKVTEGEISHGVQDVGKYYLNFPILAKGFVRQDSVHDFVNSDSDGDFIALSGSKSEVITLELSSKFMVVDPFPYFVAIYDSNAAETRPLDVLANKVDLVAIYDSCDVLEAQHLALDPAYTAVCSVSVPPPRLTAVKRAPKQVANGNLLLGSLNTYGSLSLINKSAEYNRWNPLEGLNIAETLRDTLLPEVDIGKIKDFKSYQEYINPAWITMFAWLPDNADTTGQHVLVLGTASGSLWLLTLSADAKTLLSHQETKTSMGRICHIQAFKDLLLVGDSKGLIHLYQLSAKGNTALALVKPLWEKTDRMGLQMAVITECPRTDCYYITCCKAAHLLTWSMPRTGNADCLQARIYVGGMKITALCSLDNTSYAAGTAGSCLHCVQIIHENNQLSLQTQSIAMSVLQDFQVMGLCTSRHKNLMTLFLYRNKEYLNETVSQKNQLVMQVLKVGNQDPLEQLIRHLKSNKPMNHYTDLLAALRLHVFAEENWQKYMDFGPLDSFEFANSATEDQLKQLQIKFHVLQNVIRLQSSHLQLTVHIQKSRDELQLLLAMLNITHIRLRFQFIGSLSKRTPFQEQAIKCMFEEAHRLINKLKADFTENHVQGSTAKAFVEQMDNHIQNLHEMLGIPVIAYPQKQHHRCSVSFVEISLSLDRRYCSLCDRQVLFELDNLRELYESGRNLACPVCHGSFATEMFDA comes from the exons ATGACGAAAGTTACTGAGGGAGAAATTTCACATGGCGTTCAAGATGTCGGGAAAT ATTATCTGAATTTTCCTATCCTAGCCAAAGGATTCGTCCGCCAGGACTCGGTACACGACTTTGTCAATAGCGATTCCGATGGAGACTTTATAGCACTGAGCGGCTCCAAATCGGAAGTGATCACCCTGGAGTTGAGCAGCAAGTTCATGGTCGTGGATCCCTTTCCCTATTTTGTGGCCATTTATGATTCCAACGCTGCGGAAACACGACCCCTGGacgttttggccaacaaaGTGGATCTGGTGGCCATATACGACAGCTGCGATGTCCTGGAGGCACAGCACTTGGCCCTGGACCCGGCATACACGGCTGTGTGCTCCGTTTCCGTGCCACCACCCAGATTAACAGCTGTTAAGAGGGCACCCAAGCAGGTAGCTAATGGAAATCTCCTCCTGGGCTCCCTCAACACCTATGGATCCTTGAGCCTGATAAACAAGTCTGCAGAGTACAATCGTTGGAACCCCCTGGAAGGACTAAATATCGCTGAAACTCTGAGGGACACTCTGCTGCCTGAAGTAGACATCGGCAAGATTAAAGACTTTAAAAGCTATCAAGAATATATTAACCCCGCCTGGATCACTATGTTTGCTTGGTTACCTGATAATGCAGATACCACTGGCCAGCATGTTTTGGTGCTGGGAACCGCCTCCGGAAGTTTGTGGTTGCTCACACTAAGCGCCGATGCCAAAACTCTTTTGAGTCATCAAGAAACGAAAACCTCAATGGGTCGTATCTGCCATATACAAGCATTCAAGGACCTTCTACTGGTGGGCGATAGCAAAGGACTCATCCACCTGTACCAATTGTCAGCAAAGGGAAATACAGCTCTCGCCTTAGTGAAGCCCTTGTGGGAGAAAACCGATCGCATGGGTCTGCAAATGGCAGTGATCACTGAATGTCCCAGAACGGATTGCTATTATATAACCTGTTGCAAGGCGGCGCACCTGCTGACCTGGAGCATGCCAAGAACGGGAAACGCAGACTGCCTGCAAGCACGGATCTATGTCGGCGGAATGAAGATCACCGCTCTCTGCAGTCTGGACAACACTAGCTATGCTGCAGGAACCGCTGGAAGCTGTCTGCATTGCGTACAAATTATCCACGAGAATAATCAGCTTAGCCTGCAGACGCAATCGATAGCCATGAGTGTCCTCCAGGATTTCCAGGTGATGGGACTGTGCACCAGTAGGCACAAAAACTTAATGACCTTGTTTCTCTACCGCAACAAGGAGTATCTCAATGAAACTGTGTCTCAAAAGAACCAGTTGGTTATGCAAGTGCTCAAGGTGGGGAATCAGGATCCACTTGAACAGCTTATCAGGCATCTGAAATCCAATAAGCCCATGAATCACTATACCGATTTATTAGCTGCACTACGTCTGCACGTTTTTGCCGAGGAGAATTGGCAAAAATATATGGATTTTGGTCCATTAGATTCCTTTGAATTTGCGAATTCCGCCACTGAGGATCAGCTGAAGCAGCTGCAAATCAAATTTCATGTCCTTCAGAACGTGATTCGCCTGCAATCGAGCCACCTCCAGCTGACTGTTCACATCCAAAAGTCGCGGGATGAACTGCAACTGCTCCTTGCGATGCTAAATATCACACACATAAGACTGAGGTTCCAGTTCATTGGGTCATTGAGTAAGAGAACACCATTCCAGGAGCAGGCGATAAAGTGTATGTtcgaggaggcccaccgactGATAAATAAACTTAAGGCCGACTTTACGGAAAATCATGTCCAAGGATCCACAGCAAAGGCATTCGTTGAGCAAATGGACAACCATATTCAGAACTTGCACGAGATGCTGGGTATACCTGTGATAGCTTATCCCCAGAAGCAACATCATCGATGCAGTGTGTCCTTTGTGGAG ATCTCCCTCAGCTTGGACCGCCGCTACTGCAGCCTCTGCGACCGCCAGGTCCTTTTCGAGCTGGACAATCTGCGAGAGCTCTACGAGTCTGGGAGAAATCTGGCATGTCCCGTTTGCCATGGAAGCTTTGCCACTGAAATGTTTGATGCATAA